In a genomic window of Equus quagga isolate Etosha38 unplaced genomic scaffold, UCLA_HA_Equagga_1.0 97068_RagTag, whole genome shotgun sequence:
- the LOC124234617 gene encoding saoe class I histocompatibility antigen, A alpha chain-like, translating to LYLGLTRPDPSLPPSPHLLTPSPQPSRTCRPFSVSRAPSPSRPHQPRTRGPAPEPGLGRVPGLSPSPPPGSHSMRYFNTAVSRPGRGEPRFISVGCVDDTQFVRFDSDDAIPRMEPRAPWGELEGPEYWERETRSVKGHAQTFRVNLNNLRGYYNQSEAGSHTIQWMSGCYVGPDGLLLRGYSQFAYDGADYIALCEDLRSWTAADAAAQITRRKGEADGEAEKGRNYLEGPCVEWLLRYLENGKETLQRAGARGRGASRSPLGLGASDKEKRKMGSPSEYCLSGGGGIHSGFHIL from the exons CTCTACCTCGGCCTGACCCGTCctgacccctcccttcccccGTCCCCTCATCTTCTCACCCCAAGTCCCCAACCTTCTCGGACCTGCCGCCCCTTTTCCGTCTCCCGAGCCCCGAGCCCCTCCCGGCCTCATCAACCTCGGACCCGGGGACCCGCGCCAGAACCAGGGTTGGGCCGGGTCCCGGgtctcagcccctccccgcccccaggctcccactccaTGAGGTATTTCAACACCGCCGTGTCCCGGCCCGGCCGCGGGGAGCCCCGCTTCATCTCCGTCGGCTGCGTGGACGACACGCAGTTCGTGCGGTTCGACAGCGACGATGCGATTCCGAGGATGGAGCCGCGGGCGCCGTGGGGGGAGTTGGAGGGGCCGGAGTATTGGGAGCGGGAGACGCGGAGCGTCAAGGGCCACGCACAGACTTTCCGAGTGAACCTGAACAACCTGCGCGGCTACTACAACCAGAGCGAGGCCG GGTCTCACACCATTCAGTGGATGTCTGGCTGCTACGTGGGGCCGGACGGGCTCCTCCTCCGCGGGTACAGTCAGTTCGCCTACGACGGCGCCGATTACATCGCCCTGTGCGAGGACCTGCGCTCCTGGACTGCGGCGGACGCGGCGGCTCAGATCACCCGGCGCAAGGGGGAGGCGGACGGTGAGGCGGAGAAAGGAAGGAACTATCTGGAGGGCCCGTGCGTGGAGTGGCTCCTCAGATACCTGGAGAACGGGAAGGAGACGCTGCAGCGCGCGGGTGCGAGGGGCCGCGGGGCCTCCCGATCTCCCCTCGGGTTGGGGGCgtcagacaaagagaaaaggaaaatgggatcACCGTCAGAATACTGTCTCTCAGGAGGGGGAGGAATCCACTCAGGTTTTCATATTTTGTGA